Genomic window (Accipiter gentilis chromosome 7, bAccGen1.1, whole genome shotgun sequence):
AGCCCGCCAGCACCCCGCCAGCTGCCAGAGCCCCAGATCTGTGTCCCAGTGCACAGGCTGTGGTTGAGGCTGCAGAACAAGCAAGGCAAATCACAGAAAACGCCATTTGCTTTGCAACAGCCTTTCTTCTCCAGGCCCCATTGCTATGTGCTGATGTTTCATCCTCTGCTTGCTCCATCATGGGTTAGAgactttctaaataaaaaaaatacgcACAAACTTGCGGCTCCAGGGAGTTCCTCAGGGAGAGGATGGCGGAGAAGGCAGATGCTCCCTCGACCCATTGCTGCGGGTGAAGCAGGGCAGCATCTCCTCGAGAGTCCAAAGATCAGGGGTGGACACAGcacagggaggggaaagaaagaaaaaaaaataatagaagaaatGCCACCTGGGCTGGGCTCTTCCATCCCTGCCTGTCAGGGAGCCAAGGGCAGAGACCCgttccctgctgctgcctctgccctgcgggctgtgctgggggctgcagggaggggagaaaatggCTCTGCCCTGTCTCTGCTTATTTCTCCTTGAGCAGACCCCGAAACAGACTCACCTAcctgtttttttttgtggattgCTCTGCAGGCACATGATGCTGCAATTGGTATGCAGTTAAACCTGTTGAACGGTGAGAGGTGAGCCCCGGTAGCTGTATATACAGGAGGTATAAACCAGACCAGAGTAGACCTACCCAAACAGTGGAGAGAAGCCAAgaagcttgctttttcttttttttttttaaatgatgctgCACCTTGGGGAGGTGAAGGCTGAGCTGGGGCCCCAGGAGCCCCAACATCCAGCTCTCACCCAGCCCATGAAATGCCCCTAATGCTGAGCCAGCACCTGCAGAGACTGGCCCTGGGCATGGGGGTTTCTTGGTTGAGAGGTGGTGAGGATGCCCAGGTTTCACACGTCCTGCCTTGCAGGACATCCCTGTACTGGCTGCTGGGGCCCATCCCTGAGCAATGAGGGTCCCAGGTGGActccccatcctgagctgtccccaGGATCCAGCCCTGCTGCATGGCTCTCACGTGTCCCTGCTTTGCTAGAGCCAGGTTGGGTGACCCAACTGCTGTAGGTGCTGGCGAGGCTGGGCTCATGGGCGATGCTCTGCTTTCCACCTGCAGGAACCACCACCTGAACGCTTTCCCCTTTTCACCCCGCAGGTGCTCGGCTTACTGGTGTGGGCTCTCATTGCCGACACAACGTACCACCTCCACGCGGCATATGGCTGGGTGATGTTTGTGTCCATCTTCTTCTGGATAGTAACAGTCCTTTTCTTCGTGACTTACCTCCTGCAGCTTCAGCTGAGGTTCTATGTGATCCCCTGGCCCCTTGTGGTACGTAGCTGAGAGGGAGCAAGAGGGGGTTCCAATTGGGAAACATCTCAGGGAGGTGCTCCGAGAGCACCAGGGCTTCAGGCTTTCCTGAGCTGATGGAACAAAGTCTCCTGCACTTTGCACAATGACGTTGTTTCATTCTGCCCCTCAATTGCTtagaaaattttcaaaacaggGAGCCCTGTATCAATCCAGAAAGTTACAGCCACTGCATCACTCCTGCAGTTGTGGTGTCAACCAGAAACTCAGCAGAACCTGGAGTGCATTTAATGAGATGTTAACCTGAGATTTCTTCCCAGCATGAGGGGCTGGACCCTTTTTGTCCGGTtctggggaagagggaggaacGTGAAACAGGCTTTTGCTCATCCCTCATCCTAGCACATACAAGTCTGAGCCCAGACCTCACGACCTCCTCTTTGCCTTCCCCAGCTGATGATCTTCAATGCTGTAGCGACCGTCCTGTACATCACCGCCTTCGTAACATGCGCAGCCGCCGTCCAGCCTACATCCTGGCGGCAGTGGGATTACAACCGGAGAGCTGCGGCATCCGTAAGTAGTGGTGGGCAGGCAAGGGCCACGGGGCTGGCGCGGTTGCTGCGCTCACGCGCAGGGTGTGCTCCTCTTCCAGTTCTTTGCCGGTCTCACAATGATTGCTTATGGGGTGAGCACCTTCTTCAGCTTCCGCGCCTGGAAAGGGTTCGGCAGCAATGCGGCCACCAGCCAAGTGACTGACCACTCGTAAGGAGTGGACAACAAAGCCCAGCCACGGGCCACCCTGGGTCAGCTCATGCCAGGCTCAGTGGCCCAGAGCTCCGTGTGCCACGGGGTCTTATTCTTGGACCAGCCTGCGCTGGCAGCGATGGTCAGAACAGGGTTGCATGGACGCTGCTCTGTGGTCTCTGATGATGCTTCCAGCTGATGTACCCACAGCAGAAACCCACTGGCGGTGTCACCGACAGCCTTACCAGGAGGACACGGACTCACTGGAAGCTGAAGCTCCTGCTTATCCTTGGGGTTCATCCAGATCCTCACCGGAACAGCTCTGCTGAGGGGGCTCAGCCAATTTGGCACACTGCAATACTAAAACTCACTAAACCAAGCCCAGGCTTGTGTGTCTCATCATTCGTAGCTACAGTGTAAGTAATTGCAATTAACGTGATACATAAACAGCAGCATAGCTGGAAGATGTAGgctaagcaaaggaaaaagtctAAACTCTTCCTGTATTGATTTCTAAAAATGTGAAGCAAAAATtttatgctttaaataaaaatcttcctaaaTCCAGCACTGTCAATAAAAAATTTGTCTTGTGAGAAGGTGGTACAATACAGCACGGCAGGAATCCGACAGCAGAGATATCACTGGCAGAGGCGGCTGCCCCTTCCCACTGCATACAGGCTTGGGGCCAGGCTGTAAGTCCACTGGGTTCACCTTGCTTTACctacgtgcacacacacatatatacgtatacacacacagagcgtGCATCTGAGATTGCAAGGACACAAAAGAGGTGCCAAGGCTTTGATGCGCTCCCTCCTCTAGCTAGGCTCAGCACCAAACACGCCACAGAGGTAATAGGACCACCTATTAACTGGCAAGTCAATTTTGCCCATTAGCTGCAAGCGTCCTTCAAAAATTAAAACTAAGTCTGCAAATGCTCTGGGAACACACACAGGATCAGTGCCTCAGGAGAACACAGAACCACACTGCTCCCCCACGCTGCAGTTGAcaaatttgccttttatttcttgGGGACAGGGGTTGGTGTTTGTCAGAACTAGAAGCGATGCCCAGCCAGACACAGGAACTTTTCCCTTCATACCCTCCTTGCACAAGCTAATAACAATAGATGAAAAGGGTTCAATTTATTTCCAGATATTTCTACACAGGAAAGCTGGTGCACAGTGAGCTACACTGCAAAATCTACTGTATGCTCTGCATGGGAAAAGTTTTAACAGCTTGTCTACAGAGGCTCAAGAAATTTAAGTGCATCGATGGAAGGTGTGAATTGAAAAGGACTGGACAAACTGCATTAGCCCCTGACCAATCTGCCTTGATCTGGTTTTCAGTGAGCTAAATGAAGGGTCAAGTTTTCACAACTatgaatatatacataaaaatcagtaacaaaattAGCCTCTTCATGCATTGTTATGACTACGTTTAAACTCTTCAAACATCAAGTCAGAATTGCACACAGATAGTCCAATATATAGAGAAATTTAATCTCTTTAAAAAGCCCCTCTGCCTGATGGAAAATGCATCAAACCAGGGACAAGTGACAGGAGTATAGCAGAGGGACAAGTTATTCTGGGAACAGCAGCCCACAGAAAACACACAGACAGAAGAAAGTGGCACAGGGCAGAAAGGTATTGCAGGAAACACTGAGATACAATTCCCCATCAGAGTACAAATTCATCCCCAACTGTACCTTGTTGGCTCTGAAATTACAAGAGACTTTGCTTAAAATACAACAGAACTCCCTTCAGAAAATAATTACCTGAGGTACTCATTTATACTGCCATTAGTTTAAGTGATTAATTAAAGCAATTGCAACAGGAAAAGAATGAcaacttttttcagaaaaaaaaaagagacagggaTATTTTTAGCTTTAGTTACAAATCACTATTGAAATCACTCAACCATTGAAAATGAAAACGTCAGcaagattcttttaaaatttgataAAATCTGTTCCCGACATTAAAAAGTCAACAACAGGTAAGGAGTTAACCGAAGAACTCTAGTCCATACACTGACAGTAGAAAAACAACTAGATTTAAGCCTTACATTTCTCTGATGTTAACCTCAGGGTTCACATGGCAGGACAGCTGTATCTAGTTAGTATTAAAAACACAACccaatgttttcatatttttttttttttcctgggaataaGCATCTCAGAGCATCATCTCTGCTCGTTAACTGCCCACGCATGCCTGAGCACCAACTTCTGTGCTCacaggaaaagctgctttttatgGCACGGGTGGTAGGTAGACCTGTAAAAACCTATGAATCCTGGTGGGGTGACCCCAGCTGCTGGAGCTTCACCGACTCCGCTGCTGTCAGAAGGATCAGGAACACAGGTTTCAAACCAAGGCACTACAACTTAGCATTTTTAGGGATGTACTCACATTGCCTTAGCAGGTTACTGTTGCTGAAAAGAGAATCAAAATGAGCTTTGGTGGTGTTCACTGGAACAGAAAGCCTATAAAACTGCTTTTGATCAAAACATACCCAGAAGGATTTCtacccccctttttaaaaaagaaaaaaaccccaaagacattTCTTGCAATTTTGCTCCAGCTTCTGGCTTTCATCATTCAAATCTGACGCGCACAAATTTATTGAAGgagatttttaaaacttctgaaggaatagtttggtggtttgtttttttttttttttaaaaggaagtgtgTATGTATGGTGTGTGCAATTACAAGGGAGATTTCAATGCACTAGAATAATTCCAGACAAAAAACCTGCAGAGCCACGAGTAAAACATACTAGAAACTTAATGAGATTAATTACTGAAGCACTCGCAAATTTGGTGTACGCAGAGTCAAAATACTAGGACGCTACACCTAGTATTGCTAGCCATTATGGTCTGTCCACAAACCTGTTTAATGTTATCGTATTTTGTAGTGGAAATATGGCTCATTTTTGCCTGCATAGATAGGTGTCTTACTGGTATTCAAAAACTATTTTAGCTCAAGAACAAAGTCCTAGTACTGTTGAAATTACTGTCAGACATCAATAGGAACAGGATTTCATCTCATTTGTTCTTGTAAGACATTTCTTGTCCACAAACAAAAATTTGCAATGGCCTGGCCATAATTTTCCTTTGTCTAGGCCAGGTTCTATCAGGTGACAGCCACTGATCAACATCTTCACTGCTGTTGAAGGCCACATCCCCTGCTGCATCAACCTGCTGTGGGACAAAGTGGAGGGTTCTGCTCACCATCCTGTGTTTCTACCTACTTGCAGGCTTTTGAAGACTTATTCGCATTGCCCGAGCACGTCATTAAGTGGCAGATTAACCTGTCTGAACAGCATAAGAACAGAGGGGGTCCCTGTAGCTCCACATGCAGTTTAATTCCAACCACCAACAGAGATGTGCCTGGGGTTTTGTGCCAGGCTTACGGCTACAACTCCACCAGCAAGCTACTTATCTATTTTTTAACGGATGCTTAAAACTGCATTGCTGCACTAATTACAGTTTAATAGTGAAAACACGCCCTTTAATCAGCATGCTATTTAGAGCAGTAGATGACATGGTGGTAAACACGTCTGTGCCCAACCTACCATCAAGCTTGTATTACTAGAACTAATGCAGCTGTGCCACTgcccaaaagaaagaaattgcatACATAAGCCAGATTTTGGTTTATTGTGGTTATTTTTCCCAATGATGAATAGCTGGGGCCTGAACAAAAGTGAATCGGAGAACTTTGCATATTAAGGATAAGACTTATAAAAGCTGGAGAGCAGATTTACACACTAACGTATCAATTGTCAGAGCCGCAGGACAGTCTTATGCTAGAACACCTACATATTAAAACATATTCTTCCATTATAAAGCTGTAGCACTTCAGAAcatattaaagtatttaaaaaacccccaaaacaacaaaacattgaCGGGGAGGAACTCAGAGGTTATGTATTCACACCTGTCCTTCCAAGAGCCGGAGGAACATACTCTTCTTACACTGTCTTCTTGATTCTGCAAAGTTCTAAATTTTGGGGAGATGGAAAAGGTGCCAACCCAAATAACACACACACAGGTCTATTTATTGTCCTCTCAGTGTGCTGGGCTTCTCAGCATGTGCAACGGTTAGGCTGGTGTACAAATACtgtgtatttattaaaaacaattacTCTACTAGAGGTGAAATTGTCATCTTCTGTGGTCACTGAATACCAACCAGAATTCACAAACAGATGCTTTTAGGATCAGGCCTCTGAAGGTATAGTCTGGAGGGTGAATGAGTTTTCATCATATAAAAGCACCTTGATTCCCATGACCTTTAGTGTTTTAATGTccaaatgaaagcagcagcactCATCTGGAGAAGGAAAGTAATGCATAAACTGTTCTAGGAGGAGGATATTGATGATTTGTTTAATGAAGTCACGACTAACCCACTGCTTAAATCCAGACTTCGACCTTCTTTTTCCtagaaacatggaagaaaaagaaatcagtgacTCAATGCTGTTTTGGAATAAGCAGTTCAAAAAAATGAAACGGGCAATATATATTCTGTTTGTTGCATCAAATCAATATAAAATTACATGTTACCTGAGCATCTATGACTGAATGTGAACCCAAACTTCAAGAAGAGATTGTGCAGGAATTCCTGGAATAAGGTCGCTGTCTCTCTGCCAGCCGTACGTCCAGCTCAGAGCAGAGTCTTGCTTACATCTGGTCAAGAATGCCCAGCCAGCAGGCTCACCCAGTGCTCAATGAACTAGTGAAATCTAGCTTCTGTGGTTTGCCTCTCAGGAGACCCCAAAGGCGCAAACCCCAACTGAAACTATTCCTGCTGCTGAGGCACGGACTGTCTCTTTCTCCTCAACCTGCCCCCATTTTCACAAAACTTAAAGGCACggggggaggcagcagagggCGTAACTCTGACAACAACTATGACTCTTTTGCTCCTTTGTCAAATGTGACTGGACAAGACACTGGAGAGCGTTTACGTGTATTTCATTTCCCTAGGAAAAAGCTCATCCACAAACCttaatacttttgtttgtttgtttctccagcctggacagagaggaggagaaatacAAATGGAATAAGCTTAAAAAGCTCATATTAgaatggctgggaaaaaaaagaaaaacagaaatgtatcatagaatcacagaacggtcaaggtggaaagggacctctggaggtcatctggcccaaaccctctgctcaagcagggccactcaggaccacatccagatggcttttgaatacctccatggatggagactccacaacctctctgggtaacctgtgccagtACTTGGTCACCCACACAGTGGAAAAGTGTTGCCTTATGTTCAGTTGGAAATCAATGTTCAAAGGTGCACAAAGCATGTGTTTCTGAAGAACTGCTCCACATGCCAGCTTCATTCATGTTTTCTAGAAattattaaatgtgtattttgagTTTAAATAGCCACTCAGTGAAGTTATTTCCTTTTGAACCTGGTATGGCCTTTGAATAAATGCTGCTACCTACTGTAGTAACATTACCTTTGGTACTCTTAGGTAGAGCTATACAAAGCCAACAGCCATTATGCCAATGAAAATAAACAATGTGACATACTTACAGCTCTGTAATCCAAGAACATTTCTTTGAAAGCCAGAAAGTCAGTAAATGTGAGAAGCATATCAAATATATCGCCTGCTATTTCATCTTTGTGCTGTCTATAGAGAGAAGTTGGGGAATTAGAAAATTATGTGGGAAATAAATTCATTACTTTAAAATGGTATGAAGTCAAAAAGGATACTGGGACAAGCAGAACAATATCAAAATTTAAACAACAATGTTATTACAGGTCTATCATAAAGCAAAACTTTAGCCAAATATTACCTTGTGTATTTCCAATCCAAGTAcgttaatatattatttttatctaaatccaagacataagaGTATCACATCAGTCCTTGAAAACCAGACAAAGAAACTGACCTGTAAGTCAACAGAATTAACACTCAACTAGCatttatctgtttatttatcTTGAGCACTGAAACATCTAGACAGTCCCTTGGAAAGTGAGAAAGGTTAGGGAGAGGCACAGAATGCTCATACACATCCCTTAAGAACGAGGGACTGTACTGATGATACTTGGTAGAGGACTTCTTATGACAACATTTTGGAAGAAAGATTCTGTGCTCCCACATCAGCACGTTTCAACACGACTTTCTTAACAGTCAagtgttgtttgttgtttttttaattatttaattagtATCAAAAGGAGCTTTACCTTAAACAGTCTTTTAAGTGTATCATGTACTATCATTCATAGTAACCTCCTAatgtcctattaaaaaaaaacctagaaatgaAATAGATTCAAATATCTTAATATATTCAGTTCCAAATTAAACTTGATTTTCTTATTCAAGAGGAAAACCTGTGATCATTCAAAAGTGATCTCTTAATGAAGTTGGTTAAGCTAAATTGACCAAATGCaaaagcttaaaaaaccccaaactcttctCTGAATGCTTTGTACAAGAATTGCAGTAAAGGCATTTCATCACATGACTCTTGAAAAACTACCAGGCTATTTAAGTGTCCAAAACAGAGCCCGAAAGAGATAAATGAGGCCTAACCTTTTAAGGGTCTGGCTTCAAAGTGACAGTGATTATGAAAACCTTCCAGTGTTCTCATTCTGATTCGTCTTCCTACCCCTTAAAAACGCAATATATTTCAGCATGACAGTTCAGAAATTAAGAGTAAGCAGGACATGCTGAAGGCAAGAAAAGTGGTCAGTCATTGCCtgcatgaaaacttttttttcttttttaaattaaagaggaACCTCTTTCTAAAGGGAGAACAGTCAAACCTAAGCTTTAATCTAGATGAAAAGAATTGAGAGGCACATAAGCTACCCCTCaaccaaaagcaaagcagagacttACTGCAATGACATTGTGAATGCAGTCATATTAAAACCCGGAATCCGATCAAGCAACTTTTCTTCAATGTATTTCTCTACTAAAGAgatctgaaaaaacccaaacaaaccaccgcTATAACATCATAACAAATTTCAGGAGCAGACCTCAAAACAGCACATCTTCCTTACACTGACACCTTACTGACACTTTGTATTATCCTCACTGGGCAAACAATTGCAGATTCCTTAGCTGGGCATTGCTAGTTCAATTATTCACACCACCACTGAGGCACAGGGCTGAACATTTTTGCTGGAAATATTGGTGAGAACAAATACCGACTATCTGTATCTAGTAACAAATTACTTTTAACTCCTTTAATGGTATTGACTAGTAGGCTGGTATAGCTTCACAATTATGCTTTGCATGAAGAATGTAATTGAAGTGTCCAATACACAAAATAATACAACTGGAAAAGAACAAACTCTGTTATGCACACATTAAACACATTATTTACTACAGCAATAGGCTAAATTTCTATTCAAGAGACTTACACAACCTCCTAAACATCTATAGAAATTTTCAGatgaaacaaagagaaaggaacCTAGAGCTCCAGAAAACATCTTTCTTGCTCACAGATCATGACTGTGCTTCAGAAAGAGACAGCAGGCAGCATGTTGGCTCTGCTCCATATAAACCCAGTATTTTATAAAGGGGGGAATACAGGACCCGACATTGgtcttaataaaattaaaaaagcaatacatatgaaaaataatggaaagtatcttacatattcattaaaaatagaagtatagATGAGCTTGTTTTCTTCTGAGTCATCAAACTCCTGGTAGTGCTTCTCCATAAAAGTCCTCTGTATTAACTGGAAATCATCATCTGGGCCACAACAAAAATGCATCATACAGTTACGAGTTTAGTCATTCTTTTTGTAACACAAAACCCACATTCACCAGTCCTCTGCTTCCCTGTGATAACCACAGAGGCCTGTACACGTGCAGAGTCAGTCACCAGTACCgcagctgctgctgagccacCATTTCTGGCCCATCTGTGAGAAGACAGAGGCTGCTAGCAGAGGGCAGCACTACTTCAGTTAAGGGAGCCAAATCAACAGGACAGCAGCACATCAGTCTGCATTTTGACAGCACTGTGTATCCAGAAAGGAATGGGATGAACACATCCACCTAGCAAGGTCTACAATTACTTCTTATAAGTTTCATTTACACTTAGTATTAGCAAAAAAGTCCTCCTGCTTTACGTGTTATGAATAAGGTTATTTATTCTGAACCCCTTTCTGTTCAGGCTCTCAGcaaaacatctgtatttttttatgaagTGAATACCTCTTCCCTACAAAagttcaaaataatgtttttttccttgaattaaaaaatattagtgAAATTCCCAGATTCACTTGCAattgctgaagatttttttttccagttgtggaaggaaacaagaataaaaacGAACATGGTAGGTCACCACCAAATTAAACAGAACAGGTATAAAGGTTACTTAACACACAGTGTTAAAATAAACCAGTCTCAGCTTTCTAAACCCTAAcacattcaaaattaattttgttagcATCTCTCTAGAATCAACTACATCACCAGGCAACTGAGGCTGCAGAATCTACATCTCTCTGGGAAAGATGTAGTCAAAAAGATTATACGCTGTTCTTATGAAGCAGCTGATGGCCAATTAGCATGAATTCTGTCTTGGCATCTTGTAAACTACTTCCTTGCACATGCTGCCTTCTCAGTTAAAATTATCGTCCTGAGAATTTAGCACCTTTTATTGCCTAAACTCACACAATGACATTGGTGCCATTCAAAATTCCTGCTATGAATAGGTCCTGCCATGTTACAACTGTATGCATACATGCAGGTTACATACAACAAAATCAGCTCAGAAGGAAAGACTCAAAAGTGGCAAGACATGGTGACAGGCAGGGGCTATTTTAGCTCTATATATCTCCTAACAGAAGAGCGACTGGCAATATGTTTAGCACCCGTCTTGCTGTCTATAACTACATGCAGAGCTTACCCATTATGATATCCTCCAGATACCCAACAACTGCATCAAACTCTGCATCAGAAGGGGAGgagctgaaagcaaagaaagactGTACTGCAAAAATATACATTTcaacaacagcagaaataaaagttaaaattaaaaagcgTTAACAAAAGCCTAAGCACAAATAAGCCCAGTAATTACAAGATAACTGAATAATTTCCTAGTTCCAACCTACAAAACAATCCATGATACTGATAAGACTGCTCCATGGGGATTCTCACGAGGCTTCTACTCTATTTTCCCCAAATAGGTTCCTATAAATGTTGTTTTACTGGCATTACTGTTAAGGTAATTCCAGTCCTGGTGCAGAAGGATGTAAAGGGTGTAATTAGAACAGCAAATTTAAGTATTTTCCAACCCACAAACCCTAGCTGCTACCACAGTCTTTCCTTCTGCTCTCTTCCCTGCCTAACTCTATATGGTGATCACAGAACTCTAGACACTCTAGagaatattttgaaatacttGGTCTTGTGGAACCACTTAAACTCAATGTATACACAAGTACTATATAACTGAAGAAACTTAAATATTCTTCTTATGCAAGAAACATCCTTACATGCTACAAATAAATAGCATAATCTCCTAAGATCATTCTACCATGAGCAAATATTAAACACCATTATGGATCTGAAGTCATCCAGAGAAGAAATTTTTGGTACCAGCATTTCAGGGCTCTGGATCCCTCTGCTAAATTTATTATTGTGCAGCTTATTCAGACACAATAAATAATCCACAGGATGTTCTTGGCCTTGGCATTCACAGCTTGTCTTTAGCAGGGGATGAACTCTTCCTATATTTGCCAGCAGATGAAAGGCAGGCTTTTCTCACACATGAGGGAAACAAGCCTCATAGGACAtttgtctttaagaaaaaaattagctttgtTCAGCAAAAGcaccatttaaattaaattaaaattaaatgtctcTCTATTCCTCTTTCAAATTTCTCTTTACTAAACAGAGAAGAACACTCTTTCAGACTAAGTTATAAAAAAACTCATTATTTTGGTATTGAATAATACTCCACTGAAATTAATCCAACAACAGTTTAACTATAATGAGCCATTGGACTCATTCTgaccaggaaaaatgaaaagatatttGATTTAAAAAGGCATCCAATAATCAAGTGGTGTTCTAGCAACA
Coding sequences:
- the ARL2BP gene encoding ADP-ribosylation factor-like protein 2-binding protein yields the protein METSDEENFGVATSSPSDAEFDAVVGYLEDIIMDDDFQLIQRTFMEKHYQEFDDSEENKLIYTSIFNEYISLVEKYIEEKLLDRIPGFNMTAFTMSLQQHKDEIAGDIFDMLLTFTDFLAFKEMFLDYRAEKEGRSLDLSSGLVVTSLNKSSISSS
- the PLLP gene encoding plasmolipin, yielding MAGLSGAARTRSGSPGSSAALPALDGAFLRSPLGGLMGAQAVLGLLVWALIADTTYHLHAAYGWVMFVSIFFWIVTVLFFVTYLLQLQLRFYVIPWPLVLMIFNAVATVLYITAFVTCAAAVQPTSWRQWDYNRRAAASFFAGLTMIAYGVSTFFSFRAWKGFGSNAATSQVTDHS